The proteins below come from a single Erythrobacter sp. SG61-1L genomic window:
- a CDS encoding PAN domain-containing protein yields the protein MNTIKPRLVAAFASLAIVAGAGLAVSGQAKSPEETITLYNGEGLTGVPVTISKDEANLQGVEASEGFDGTANDYAYSLKAVGRWQVCMDAGYTTDCMEVDGDVSNLGERGGSISSVRYVGPSNAVATASDEPKTKGKNKQTKPAKPAKTETSVAAAPAAPEWQPMFNTDLYGSDYHSINYSRPGSNWQMCKASCDGDRQCRAWTYVQPGRTEFGECFLKNEVPEMSESDCCVSGVKGAPSSTAMRGGEFGNGAVRRIGERSANALEDEVGRAAENAVRRGVGGLFDN from the coding sequence GCGGACAGGCCAAGTCGCCGGAAGAAACGATCACCCTCTATAATGGCGAAGGTCTGACGGGTGTGCCGGTCACCATCAGCAAGGATGAGGCCAACCTGCAGGGCGTGGAAGCCAGTGAAGGGTTCGACGGGACCGCGAACGATTATGCCTATTCCCTGAAGGCAGTCGGCCGGTGGCAGGTCTGTATGGATGCGGGCTACACGACGGATTGCATGGAAGTTGACGGAGACGTCTCCAATCTTGGCGAACGTGGCGGCTCGATCAGCTCGGTCCGCTATGTCGGCCCGTCAAATGCCGTGGCCACCGCCAGCGATGAACCGAAGACCAAGGGCAAGAACAAGCAGACCAAACCTGCCAAGCCCGCAAAGACTGAAACGAGCGTTGCAGCCGCGCCCGCCGCGCCGGAATGGCAGCCGATGTTCAATACCGACCTCTACGGATCGGACTATCACTCGATCAATTACAGCCGTCCCGGCAGCAATTGGCAGATGTGTAAAGCTTCTTGCGATGGCGACCGCCAGTGCCGCGCATGGACCTATGTCCAGCCGGGCCGCACGGAGTTCGGGGAATGCTTCCTGAAGAATGAAGTGCCTGAAATGTCTGAATCCGACTGCTGCGTTTCCGGTGTGAAGGGCGCCCCTTCCTCCACCGCAATGCGCGGCGGCGAATTCGGCAACGGAGCCGTGCGGCGCATCGGCGAACGTTCAGCCAATGCTCTTGAGGACGAAGTGGGCCGCGCAGCCGAAAACGCGGTTCGCCGCGGCGTCGGCGGGCTGTTCGACAATTAG
- a CDS encoding alpha/beta hydrolase — protein MSDLGQKPAENVDFDLIATSYRSLTEPAAFDEMIAAWNRKLAAVEDEADWNEQRLGQDLFGHLSRLGSLAENTAAVAEDPIRQTVEATEVATMVQTPEGRVVAINDAGMALFGPLAGSIDPLDWLDATSTADLAALRRSAAENGNRQRAILRHAEMDGSTDQLVEAQVLKVPGSDTGFVTIRSLALPWSPGVGEALAEAFALTEAELDVLRLFYLSRDLDDVSLARGVSIKTVRTQFKTILMKTQARSQTNLLHLVAMLCARVAADRSGTEMGWSDPFGSEQIFTRPGGKKLAYSTIGPAHARPVLWVHGPGFNGIPPQSLIDRIITAGGRLILPCRPAYGNSERDHAQGIEEDQASALAELAEELGLQACLAVGTTCSAQALHLARDKVPHRIGTVVAISFSWKASSEEVRRLPAVHRTVYSLAQRAPSILRSICSVALRIIRRVGPDWYVQRAHSYSQANRACLRNPETQALLRSDCRMMLAQGTEGFISDLLLAYADTSGALTRSTSPTVWLMGELDQHLHLEEARLFCTRYPGISLKVLPGCSELMVYQRPELVADAIVEALCMRA, from the coding sequence ATGTCCGATCTGGGGCAAAAGCCGGCTGAGAACGTGGATTTCGACCTTATCGCGACATCCTACCGTTCGTTGACGGAGCCGGCTGCATTCGACGAAATGATTGCGGCGTGGAACCGCAAGCTGGCGGCTGTGGAAGACGAGGCCGACTGGAATGAGCAGCGATTGGGGCAAGACCTGTTCGGCCACCTCTCCCGCCTCGGATCGCTGGCCGAGAATACCGCCGCCGTCGCGGAAGACCCCATCCGCCAGACCGTGGAAGCCACGGAAGTCGCCACCATGGTGCAAACTCCAGAGGGGCGCGTGGTGGCGATCAACGATGCGGGCATGGCTCTGTTCGGGCCTCTGGCAGGATCGATCGACCCGCTCGACTGGCTCGATGCCACATCTACCGCCGATCTTGCGGCCCTGCGCCGCTCTGCCGCGGAGAACGGCAACCGCCAGCGTGCCATCCTGCGCCATGCCGAGATGGACGGATCGACTGACCAGCTGGTCGAGGCGCAGGTGCTGAAAGTGCCCGGTTCCGATACCGGCTTCGTCACCATCCGTTCACTCGCCCTGCCATGGTCGCCCGGCGTCGGCGAAGCCCTGGCAGAAGCCTTTGCCCTGACCGAGGCTGAGCTGGATGTGCTGCGCCTGTTCTATCTCTCGCGCGATCTCGACGATGTTTCGCTGGCCCGCGGCGTCTCCATCAAGACCGTTCGGACCCAGTTCAAGACCATCCTGATGAAGACGCAGGCGCGCAGCCAGACCAATCTGCTCCACTTGGTTGCCATGCTCTGTGCGCGTGTCGCAGCCGATCGGAGCGGGACGGAAATGGGCTGGAGCGATCCTTTCGGTTCGGAACAGATATTCACCCGTCCGGGCGGCAAGAAGCTGGCCTACAGCACCATCGGCCCGGCCCATGCCCGGCCGGTGCTGTGGGTGCATGGCCCCGGCTTCAACGGCATCCCACCGCAAAGCCTGATCGACAGGATCATCACCGCCGGTGGCCGCCTGATCCTGCCCTGCCGCCCTGCCTATGGAAACAGCGAGCGCGATCATGCGCAGGGCATAGAAGAGGATCAGGCATCCGCTCTGGCAGAACTGGCCGAGGAACTGGGTCTGCAAGCCTGCCTGGCCGTGGGCACTACCTGCAGCGCGCAGGCCCTCCATCTCGCGCGGGACAAAGTCCCCCACCGGATAGGCACTGTTGTGGCCATCAGCTTCAGCTGGAAAGCCAGCAGCGAGGAAGTCCGACGTCTGCCAGCAGTCCACCGCACGGTCTACAGCCTTGCCCAACGTGCCCCGTCTATCCTGCGATCGATCTGTTCGGTTGCCCTGCGGATCATCCGCCGTGTCGGGCCTGACTGGTACGTGCAGCGCGCCCACAGCTATTCGCAGGCCAACCGTGCCTGCCTGCGCAATCCGGAAACCCAGGCCCTGCTGCGCAGCGATTGCCGCATGATGCTGGCACAGGGGACAGAAGGCTTCATTTCCGACCTGCTGCTGGCCTATGCTGATACGTCCGGTGCCTTGACGCGCTCAACCTCGCCCACTGTCTGGCTGATGGGAGAGTTGGACCAGCACCTGCACCTTGAGGAGGCCCGGCTGTTCTGCACGCGTTATCCGGGGATTTCACTGAAAGTCCTGCCCGGATGCAGCGAACTGATGGTCTATCAACGTCCCGAACTGGTTGCGGACGCTATCGTCGAGGCTTTGTGCATGCGGGCCTGA
- a CDS encoding glycosyltransferase family 2 protein — protein sequence MKIAIYGICLNEAKFVDRFMDACAGADYVVIADTGSTDGTQDMFRARGAQVHQIKVQPWRFDHARNAALALVPEDADVCFALDIDEVLSGGWREKLEAAWVEGTTRGQYLLVYSHQADGSPGVQFLNARIHSRNGYFWRHICHEALYPDGVEDKFVVVEGLQVDHYPDLEKSRGAYLGMLERAVKAEPHEPRMAHYLAREYFYNRRYEEAIAEFQRYLDMNGHFTSERVASMIFIGKCLDGLGRDPLPWYHKAVAELPTVREPWIALAEAYYKLEDWPNCYAAAVKGLSLSPPPDRHVRDPRCYGATPDDLAALGAWNIGLHEVATRHARAALAYAPEDERLRNNLKFMEDFLEDRKEPQFEPH from the coding sequence ATGAAGATAGCGATCTACGGTATCTGCCTGAACGAAGCCAAATTCGTGGACCGGTTCATGGATGCCTGTGCAGGGGCGGACTATGTCGTCATCGCCGATACCGGCTCTACCGACGGGACGCAGGATATGTTCCGCGCGCGCGGTGCGCAGGTTCACCAGATCAAGGTGCAGCCCTGGCGGTTCGATCATGCGCGCAACGCAGCGCTGGCACTGGTGCCCGAAGATGCCGACGTCTGCTTCGCGCTCGATATTGACGAAGTGCTGTCGGGAGGCTGGCGAGAGAAGCTGGAAGCGGCCTGGGTGGAAGGCACTACGCGCGGGCAGTATTTGCTGGTTTACAGCCATCAGGCGGACGGTTCGCCGGGTGTGCAGTTCCTCAATGCCCGTATCCATTCCCGCAACGGTTATTTCTGGCGCCATATTTGCCACGAGGCGCTCTATCCCGACGGGGTGGAGGACAAGTTCGTCGTGGTCGAAGGGCTGCAGGTGGACCACTATCCGGATCTGGAAAAGAGCCGGGGTGCCTATCTCGGCATGCTGGAGCGCGCCGTGAAGGCCGAGCCGCACGAGCCGCGCATGGCCCATTATCTGGCGCGCGAATATTTCTACAATCGCCGCTATGAAGAGGCGATTGCCGAGTTCCAGCGCTATCTGGACATGAATGGCCATTTCACCTCGGAACGCGTGGCCAGCATGATCTTCATCGGCAAGTGTCTGGATGGGCTGGGGCGCGATCCGCTGCCCTGGTATCACAAGGCGGTTGCCGAACTGCCCACTGTCCGCGAACCGTGGATCGCGCTGGCCGAAGCCTATTACAAGCTGGAGGACTGGCCCAACTGTTACGCTGCGGCCGTGAAAGGCCTTTCACTCTCGCCCCCGCCGGATCGCCATGTGCGCGATCCGCGCTGCTATGGCGCTACGCCTGACGATCTGGCGGCCCTGGGGGCATGGAACATCGGCCTGCACGAGGTGGCGACCAGGCATGCACGCGCCGCGCTGGCTTATGCCCCGGAGGACGAGCGGCTGCGCAACAACCTCAAATTCATGGAAGATTTTCTCGAAGACCGGAAGGAACCGCAATTCGAGCCGCATTGA
- a CDS encoding glycosyltransferase, which produces MKIAVYAISKNEEGFVERFCQSAADADYIVIADTGSDDDTVRLAEEQGASVYRICIAPWRFDHARNAALALVPADADICIALDLDEVMMPGWRDEIEKTWTADATRMRYQFDWSLGVRYQANKVHKRQGYHWRHPCHEVLEPDRRMQEVFCVSDMTLITHLPDPTKPRGQYLDLLRLARAEDPACTRTAFYLAREFTYHAQWDEAVEALQEYLAMPETWVLERCWAMRLLGKAYHVQGKDEDARQWYIRAVGEAAWSREPWADLAAFAYDLKDWNTCYFAAKSGLAVARRTNTYIDRPEVWGHRLYDTAALGAYHIGLYDEAVSLGMQACEMSPDDDRLASNLAFYREKSPSLSA; this is translated from the coding sequence ATGAAGATTGCCGTCTACGCAATTTCGAAGAATGAAGAGGGCTTCGTAGAGCGCTTCTGCCAATCTGCGGCAGATGCCGATTATATCGTGATCGCCGACACGGGCAGCGATGACGATACCGTCAGGCTCGCGGAGGAACAGGGCGCCAGCGTCTATCGAATATGCATCGCCCCCTGGCGGTTCGACCATGCGCGCAACGCGGCGCTGGCATTGGTTCCGGCGGATGCGGACATCTGCATCGCGCTCGATCTCGATGAGGTCATGATGCCGGGCTGGCGGGACGAAATCGAGAAGACCTGGACCGCCGATGCCACGCGCATGCGCTATCAATTCGATTGGAGCCTGGGCGTTCGCTATCAGGCGAACAAGGTTCACAAACGGCAAGGCTATCACTGGCGGCACCCATGCCACGAAGTGCTGGAGCCGGACCGGCGCATGCAGGAGGTATTCTGCGTCTCCGACATGACGCTGATTACTCATCTGCCCGATCCGACAAAGCCGCGCGGGCAGTATCTCGATCTGCTGCGCCTCGCCCGGGCGGAAGACCCTGCCTGTACGCGCACGGCCTTCTATCTGGCGCGCGAATTCACGTATCACGCACAGTGGGACGAAGCAGTCGAAGCGCTGCAGGAATATCTGGCCATGCCGGAAACCTGGGTTCTCGAACGCTGCTGGGCCATGCGTCTGCTGGGCAAGGCGTATCACGTGCAGGGTAAGGACGAGGATGCGCGGCAATGGTATATCCGCGCGGTGGGCGAAGCGGCATGGTCACGTGAGCCATGGGCCGATCTCGCGGCTTTCGCCTATGATCTGAAGGATTGGAATACCTGCTATTTCGCGGCCAAGTCTGGCCTGGCGGTAGCCCGGCGCACCAACACCTATATCGACCGCCCCGAAGTCTGGGGCCATCGGCTTTACGATACGGCGGCACTGGGCGCCTATCACATTGGCCTTTATGATGAGGCGGTGAGCCTGGGCATGCAGGCCTGCGAAATGTCGCCCGACGATGACCGGCTGGCGAGCAACCTTGCCTTCTACAGGGAAAAGTCCCCCTCACTCTCTGCGTAG
- a CDS encoding sigma-54 dependent transcriptional regulator: MSGARVLIVEDVASLALSYAAQLSEAGFEVQVASTLAEADIQFRAGFDAILLDLQLPDGNGLDLLEAHSASLGETSVIVITADGSLSRAVSAMRLGAYDFLVKPVSGERLVTTVRNAAERGKLAREVKVARSATRRDRFQGFIGRSPVMQAVYREIENIADSNATVFITGESGTGKEVAAEAIHRAGRRARGPFVAINCGAIPENLLESELFGHVKGAFTGAIEHRAGAAREAHGGTLFLDEICEMELKLQVKLLRFLQSGMIQKVGSSKPEPVDVRIVCATNRNPMREVAEGRFREDLFYRLNVIPLEMPPLRERGEDVVLIAEAFMERFGADEGRNLEGISPEGLATLRRHNWPGNVRELQNCVRRAVVVGDGPLLDIQTQATPMVRETPKVAVEAEALRPLGTVVEQANPDEAPPVDLASAAKGMSLSQVERIVIEASIAARGGNVTEAARDLQISPSTIYRKLERWQAGMA; the protein is encoded by the coding sequence ATGAGCGGCGCCCGCGTTCTTATTGTCGAGGATGTGGCCTCGCTGGCGTTGAGCTATGCCGCTCAGCTGAGCGAGGCTGGCTTCGAAGTGCAGGTGGCCTCCACTCTGGCGGAGGCGGATATCCAGTTTCGCGCTGGCTTTGATGCGATCCTGTTGGACTTGCAGCTTCCGGACGGAAACGGGCTGGATCTGCTCGAGGCCCATAGCGCCAGCCTTGGCGAGACCAGCGTGATCGTGATCACGGCCGACGGTTCGCTCTCTCGCGCAGTTTCGGCCATGCGGCTGGGTGCCTATGACTTTCTGGTAAAGCCCGTTTCCGGCGAGAGGCTGGTCACCACCGTGCGCAACGCGGCCGAGCGCGGCAAGCTTGCCCGCGAGGTGAAAGTCGCCCGAAGCGCGACGAGGCGAGACCGGTTTCAGGGCTTCATTGGCCGTTCGCCGGTGATGCAGGCTGTCTATCGCGAAATCGAGAATATCGCGGATTCCAACGCCACCGTGTTCATCACCGGGGAAAGCGGAACCGGCAAGGAAGTTGCGGCAGAGGCGATCCACCGCGCAGGGCGGCGCGCTCGCGGGCCGTTTGTGGCGATCAATTGCGGGGCGATCCCGGAGAACCTGCTGGAATCGGAACTGTTCGGCCATGTGAAGGGCGCGTTCACCGGCGCCATCGAGCATCGCGCCGGCGCTGCGCGCGAGGCCCATGGCGGTACATTGTTCCTCGATGAAATCTGCGAGATGGAACTGAAGCTGCAGGTGAAGCTGCTGCGCTTTCTCCAGTCAGGCATGATCCAGAAGGTGGGTTCCAGCAAGCCGGAGCCAGTGGATGTGCGGATCGTCTGCGCGACCAATCGCAATCCGATGCGCGAAGTGGCCGAAGGCCGGTTCCGTGAAGACCTGTTCTATCGCCTCAACGTCATTCCCCTGGAAATGCCGCCCCTGCGCGAGCGCGGCGAGGATGTGGTGCTGATCGCAGAGGCCTTCATGGAGCGTTTCGGCGCCGATGAAGGGCGCAACCTTGAGGGCATTTCCCCGGAAGGCCTGGCGACTTTGCGCCGCCACAACTGGCCCGGCAATGTGCGCGAATTGCAGAATTGCGTGCGCCGCGCCGTGGTAGTGGGCGATGGCCCGCTGCTGGACATCCAGACCCAGGCAACGCCGATGGTGCGCGAAACCCCGAAGGTGGCAGTGGAAGCCGAGGCGCTGCGGCCGTTGGGGACTGTTGTTGAACAGGCGAACCCCGACGAAGCGCCCCCGGTCGATCTTGCTTCTGCGGCCAAGGGGATGAGCCTGTCACAGGTGGAGCGGATCGTGATCGAAGCGAGCATTGCAGCCCGTGGCGGCAACGTCACCGAAGCGGCGCGCGATCTCCAGATCAGCCCATCCACGATCTATCGCAAGCTGGAGCGCTGGCAGGCCGGCATGGCCTGA
- a CDS encoding heme NO-binding domain-containing protein has protein sequence MQFAERAGAGVRATQSPWGWSFPANCPGAQFAPERFAGAGPAAQALARVIMASAAICLRYFTILPPSGASAPQFAGIVSRGVPIRKISGFCILRGDGWPFLAFRENSIRKMQRISRYARIAKVFAPGFRRFRSARFLLFVLQNKFAERNTPKMKGAIIRSLLSFLEETGGPVFVETVIDEAELASGGAYTAEGQYPSDEAIELLAVAAAISGFDPITLSRDFGRFLFHNFIAKHRAIMVLYDNADDLLTDVDDHIHRDVQVMHPGAKPPTIRAKWDRGAMSVEYASHRPFGDIAHGLLAGCLEYFGDKRQILREDTNDTFRVRFRLEG, from the coding sequence ATGCAGTTTGCAGAAAGAGCGGGCGCAGGCGTCCGGGCAACCCAGTCGCCCTGGGGATGGTCCTTCCCGGCAAATTGCCCGGGCGCCCAGTTCGCGCCTGAAAGGTTCGCCGGGGCTGGCCCGGCAGCGCAGGCGCTGGCCAGGGTCATCATGGCGAGCGCGGCAATCTGTTTGCGATACTTCACGATCCTGCCTCCATCAGGCGCATCCGCGCCGCAGTTCGCCGGGATCGTTTCAAGAGGCGTGCCAATTCGCAAAATAAGCGGATTCTGCATTTTGCGAGGAGATGGATGGCCATTTCTCGCATTTCGCGAGAACTCCATTCGCAAAATGCAAAGAATTTCGCGTTATGCGAGGATTGCGAAGGTTTTTGCACCCGGATTCCGCCGATTCAGATCGGCACGGTTTTTGCTGTTCGTCCTGCAGAACAAATTTGCAGAACGGAACACACCGAAAATGAAGGGTGCAATTATTAGAAGCCTTCTGTCTTTTCTTGAGGAGACGGGCGGTCCAGTGTTTGTCGAGACGGTAATTGACGAAGCGGAACTTGCTAGCGGCGGTGCCTATACTGCGGAAGGGCAGTATCCATCCGACGAAGCAATCGAACTGCTGGCAGTTGCGGCTGCGATTTCGGGTTTCGATCCGATCACGCTGTCACGCGATTTTGGCAGGTTCCTGTTTCACAATTTCATTGCCAAGCACCGTGCCATCATGGTCCTCTATGACAATGCGGACGATTTGCTGACTGACGTGGACGACCATATTCATCGCGATGTGCAGGTAATGCATCCCGGGGCAAAGCCGCCCACCATACGTGCGAAGTGGGATCGCGGGGCCATGTCCGTAGAATATGCATCGCACCGGCCATTCGGCGATATCGCGCATGGCCTGTTGGCAGGATGCCTCGAATATTTCGGCGACAAGCGGCAGATCCTGCGCGAGGATACCAACGATACGTTCCGCGTCCGCTTCAGGCTTGAAGGATGA
- a CDS encoding polysaccharide biosynthesis/export family protein: MVQQPGEIAGLRPAVWSEMEDSAAPLAPGDRLRIDLLGDADGLSGIYVIGSDGRLSVAGIPPVDASGQSETGLAALLRERLVAAQIVRPLRNAVTVSLVESGGIAAAVSGAVFQPGAVRVGERSAETRVGLKEGMVRGDDNASRTVGAAIRNAGGVRPDADVAHVYLLRGGAYLALDLSGLASGAGTSDVMLTSGDRIVVPSRNCFDETLVRPGPLTAPGIRVYMSNLTRGANNNAGAAIGKESTSLPYGTRLLQALVSMNCVGGSYMTSDRRAVLISRNPLNGQSIVVERDVEKLIRMASRDDANPYLMPGDAIACYDSRWTNLSEALGMVSNLVNTATPAIIVSQVGK, encoded by the coding sequence ATGGTCCAGCAGCCGGGCGAGATCGCCGGGCTGCGCCCTGCCGTCTGGTCCGAAATGGAAGACAGCGCCGCGCCGCTCGCTCCGGGCGACCGGCTGAGGATCGACCTGCTGGGCGATGCGGACGGCCTGTCGGGCATCTATGTAATCGGCAGCGACGGCCGCCTTTCCGTAGCGGGCATCCCGCCGGTCGACGCCTCGGGCCAGTCCGAAACCGGACTGGCCGCCCTGCTGCGCGAACGGCTGGTGGCGGCTCAGATCGTACGCCCGCTGCGCAATGCGGTGACGGTGTCACTGGTGGAATCCGGCGGGATCGCAGCCGCAGTATCCGGCGCGGTGTTCCAGCCCGGCGCGGTGCGCGTGGGCGAAAGGTCCGCCGAAACCCGTGTCGGCCTCAAGGAAGGCATGGTGCGCGGCGATGACAATGCTTCGCGCACGGTGGGCGCGGCCATCCGCAATGCCGGCGGCGTGCGGCCGGATGCGGATGTGGCCCATGTCTATCTGTTGCGCGGCGGGGCCTATCTGGCGCTGGATCTGTCCGGCCTGGCTTCCGGCGCTGGCACATCCGACGTCATGCTGACTTCCGGCGACCGGATCGTAGTGCCCAGCCGCAATTGCTTTGACGAAACGCTGGTTCGCCCCGGCCCGCTGACCGCGCCCGGCATCCGCGTCTACATGTCGAACCTGACGCGCGGTGCCAACAACAATGCCGGTGCAGCCATTGGCAAGGAAAGCACGTCCCTGCCCTATGGCACGCGCTTGCTGCAGGCGCTGGTTTCCATGAATTGCGTGGGCGGCAGCTACATGACGTCCGACCGGCGCGCGGTCCTGATCTCCCGCAATCCGCTGAACGGCCAGAGCATCGTGGTGGAACGCGATGTCGAAAAGCTGATCCGCATGGCCAGCCGTGACGATGCGAACCCCTATCTCATGCCTGGCGACGCAATTGCCTGTTACGACAGCCGCTGG